The following are encoded together in the Panicum virgatum strain AP13 chromosome 6K, P.virgatum_v5, whole genome shotgun sequence genome:
- the LOC120639304 gene encoding uncharacterized protein LOC120639304 gives MDKYCKLTPEEVVAARKGKSGVAEKVQSKLSTEKREEKRDRACEYICQFFYEAGIPHNSVTLPSFDLMLEAIGDFGRNLTGPTPYEMSGKFLQKRKRKVQETLKSHKESWELNGCTVMTDAWTDKRGRGVMNLVVYSAYGVCFIDSVDCSAVKKDGRYIFELVDRCIEEIGVQNVVQVVTDNARPNEALASLLKAKHPSIFWNVCAAHTMDLMLEDIGKLPRVAATITKAKCVTVFLYAHTRVLNLMRKFLSRDLVRCVVTRFATSYLNLKSLLENKKELQRLFRDDELNELGYLKSVKGKKANMIVKSETFWKGVETAVNFFEPLAVVLRRMDSDVPAMGFLYGYLVQAKIEISRRFNHDSTKFQEVFHIIDKRWESKLKTPLHRAGYYLNSFYYNQNKLAMEENETFRDAVVTCITKLVPEEET, from the coding sequence ATGGATAAGTACTGTAAACTGACACCAGAAGAGGTAGTGGCTGCAAGGAAGGGCAAATCTGGTGTTGCTGAAAAGGTCCAATCCAAGCTATCAACTGAAAAAAGGGAAGAGAAAAGGGACAGAGCATGTGAGTACATATGCCAATTTTTTTATGAAGCGGGTATCCCACACAATTCAGTGACACTGCCTAGCTTTGATCTTATGCTTGAGGCTATTGGAGACTTTGGCAGGAACTTGACAGGTCCAACTCCATATGAGATGAGTGGGAAGTTCTTAcagaaaaggaagaggaaagtGCAGGAGACATTGAAgtctcacaaagagtcttgggAGCTAAATGGATGCACAGTTATGACAGATGCTTGGACAGACAAGAGAGGTAGAGGTGTGATGAATTTGGTAGTTTATAGTGCATATGGTGTTTGCTTTATTGATTCAGTGGATTGTTCAGCTGTGAAGAAGGATGGTAggtatatttttgaactagTTGATAGATGTATTGAGGAGATAGGGGTGCAAAAtgtagttcaagttgtaactgACAATGCAAGACCTAATGAGGCATTAGCAAGTTTGTTGAAAGCAAAGCACCCCTCTATCTTTTGGAATGTCTGTGCTGCCCATACCATGGATCTGATGTTAGAAGATATAGGAAAATTGCCAAGGGTTGCAGCAACAATCACCAAAGCAAAGTGCGTGACTGTTTTTCTATATGCCCATACTAGAGTTTTGAACTTGATGAGGAAGTTTCTTTCCAGAGATTTAGTAAGGTGTGTTGTTACAAGGTTTGCAACATCTTATCTCAACTTGAAGAGTTTGCTAGAAAACAAGAAAGAATTGCAGAGACTTTTTAGAGATGATGAGCTCAATGAACTTGGTTACCTAAAAAGTGTCAAAGGGAAGAAAGCAAACATGATTGTCAAATCTGAAACTTTCTGGAAAGGAGTTGAAACTGCTGTGAATTTCTTTGAGCCATTAGCGGTTGTGTTGAGGAGAATGGACAGTGATGTTCCAGCCATGGGTTTCTTGTATGGTTATCTTGTACAAGCTAAGATTGAGATATCTAGGAGGTTCAACCATGACAGTACCAAGTTTCAGGAAGTTTTTCACATCATTGACAAAAGGTGGGAGAGCAAGCTGAAGACACCTTTACATAGGGCTGGTTACTACTTGAACTCTTTCTATTACAATCAAAACAAGTTGGCTATGGAGGAGAATGAAACTTTTAGAGATGCTGTAGTCACTTGCATTACCAAGCTTGTTCCAGAAGAAGAGACTTAA